One genomic window of Polyangium aurulentum includes the following:
- a CDS encoding serine/threonine protein kinase, which produces MSAPFQPELFGDFLLVQRLSRRAMAEVLVAVRLGDRSGRTLVLKRPVLGERASGRAAQAIAREGEVLAAVRGAGLPQLEARGELAGLPYVAIEHVRGAPLDELIAAGGGLEPGPLRALALDLARALGALHEKGFIHGDVAPSNVIVDDAGEARLVDLGLARRIGETTGELAGTPGYVAPEAALPGEARPALDVYGWAAVVAECALGRPIHAEKELASAATRGEPPRELRAWEEHLPGLGAALSRDPAARPETASLVAGFAALSIDRSALAERVDGWMRGETNSALTPTAPMVVEARPAPGPTPAPQRLQPTVVEGLSGRAPTAPRASPARWISVVALVGLAFAAGSFSSRRGASPPPPRQAWVSFGTAVPARAQIELDGQKVPSPADGRLLLAPGEHTLTVVLPKGARREYTFHVRPNENVVLLPPRRPAGSPDEGTEDREP; this is translated from the coding sequence GTGTCCGCGCCGTTCCAGCCCGAGCTCTTCGGCGATTTCCTCCTCGTGCAGCGCCTCTCCCGCCGCGCGATGGCCGAGGTCCTCGTCGCGGTTCGTCTCGGCGATCGGAGCGGACGAACGCTGGTGCTCAAACGACCCGTGCTCGGCGAGCGGGCCTCGGGGCGCGCGGCGCAGGCGATCGCGCGCGAGGGCGAGGTGCTCGCGGCCGTGCGAGGCGCGGGGCTGCCCCAGCTCGAGGCGCGCGGCGAGCTGGCGGGATTGCCTTATGTCGCGATCGAGCACGTGCGCGGCGCGCCCCTCGATGAGCTGATCGCGGCAGGAGGAGGCCTCGAGCCCGGCCCTCTGCGCGCCCTGGCCCTCGATCTGGCGCGGGCGCTCGGGGCGCTGCACGAAAAGGGCTTCATCCACGGCGACGTGGCGCCCTCCAACGTGATCGTCGACGACGCGGGCGAGGCGCGGCTCGTCGATCTCGGGCTCGCGCGGCGAATCGGCGAGACCACGGGCGAGCTCGCCGGAACGCCTGGATACGTCGCTCCGGAGGCCGCGTTGCCCGGCGAGGCGCGGCCGGCGCTCGATGTGTACGGGTGGGCCGCCGTCGTCGCCGAGTGCGCGCTCGGCCGGCCGATCCACGCCGAGAAAGAGCTCGCCTCGGCCGCGACGCGCGGCGAGCCCCCGCGCGAGCTTCGCGCCTGGGAGGAGCACCTTCCGGGCCTCGGGGCAGCGCTCTCGCGCGATCCTGCGGCGCGCCCCGAGACCGCTTCCCTCGTCGCGGGCTTCGCGGCCCTTTCGATCGATCGCAGCGCGCTCGCCGAGCGCGTCGACGGCTGGATGCGCGGCGAGACGAACAGCGCGCTCACGCCCACGGCGCCCATGGTCGTCGAGGCCAGGCCAGCGCCCGGACCAACCCCCGCGCCGCAGCGTCTTCAGCCCACCGTGGTCGAGGGTCTGTCGGGACGAGCTCCCACAGCGCCACGGGCCTCTCCGGCGCGGTGGATCTCCGTCGTGGCCCTCGTCGGGCTGGCTTTTGCGGCGGGCAGCTTCTCCTCTCGCCGCGGAGCGTCGCCGCCGCCGCCTCGGCAGGCGTGGGTGTCCTTCGGCACCGCGGTGCCGGCGCGCGCGCAGATCGAGCTGGACGGCCAGAAGGTGCCCTCGCCAGCGGACGGGCGGCTGCTCCTCGCGCCGGGCGAGCACACCCTCACGGTGGTGCTTCCGAAGGGCGCGCGGCGCGAGTACACCTTTCATGTGCGACCGAACGAGAACGTGGTGCTTCTGCCCCCGCGCCGCCCCGCGGGCTCGCCGGACGAGGGCACAGAGGATCGCGAGCCATGA
- a CDS encoding ubiquinol-cytochrome c reductase iron-sulfur subunit, whose translation MANGEGAGIKGRIQRWREDFPIRWLDDHYIARREFAKALTIGSALLVGVNAVIAAVGRWVRRPGQMEAEVPVGKASEIPTGGSVLFRYPTDEDPCILVRTQSGDLRAYSQVCTHLSCAIVHQSEKDSFLCPCHRGHFSVNDGRPTGGPPVRRLPRIWIEQRGDELWAVGKDS comes from the coding sequence ATGGCAAACGGCGAAGGGGCGGGGATCAAGGGGCGGATCCAGCGCTGGAGGGAAGACTTCCCGATCCGGTGGCTCGATGACCATTACATTGCGCGGCGCGAGTTCGCGAAGGCGTTGACCATCGGCTCGGCGCTCCTCGTGGGCGTCAATGCGGTGATCGCGGCCGTCGGGCGCTGGGTGCGTCGCCCGGGGCAGATGGAGGCCGAGGTGCCGGTGGGCAAGGCGTCCGAGATCCCGACGGGCGGATCGGTGCTGTTCCGTTATCCGACCGACGAGGATCCGTGCATCCTCGTGCGGACGCAGAGCGGCGACCTGCGGGCGTATTCGCAGGTTTGCACGCACCTCTCCTGCGCGATCGTGCACCAGTCGGAGAAGGACAGCTTCCTTTGCCCGTGCCACCGGGGCCATTTCAGCGTGAATGACGGCCGCCCCACCGGGGGCCCGCCGGTGCGCAGGCTGCCGCGGATATGGATCGAGCAGCGCGGCGACGAGCTCTGGGCCGTGGGGAAGGACAGCTAG
- a CDS encoding MFS transporter — translation MTPAKRAPPPSREALRAATVGLSASALLILGIYVGSRRFKDFDVALVPYAAATVFAAFALGYRYAIWLGRPPTKRYFQQSLAIFFTRGKILANTLGLARAVYGSLFTQRFIRERSTLRWLAHFCIMWGCLLAAAVTFPLSFGWIRFETPRDSQEMYEAFVFGVRVFRCRLDSPLASLMFNALVVSAVLVLVGIFLSLYRRSRDRGVLAVQEASSDLLPLILLFAISATGVLLTISTHFMNGFNYTFLSQFHAVTVILTLLYIPFGKFFHIVQRPTQIGVQLYKQEGAAGEQAKCARCGEPFASALQVGDLKRVQAELGIRYGLAGGGHYQDVCPPCRRKNLALLQDGMWGAVRRGGDPESKES, via the coding sequence GTGACGCCGGCAAAGCGTGCTCCCCCGCCCTCGCGCGAGGCGCTCCGGGCTGCGACGGTGGGCCTGTCCGCGTCGGCGCTCCTCATCCTGGGCATCTACGTCGGCAGCCGACGCTTCAAGGACTTCGACGTCGCGCTCGTCCCCTACGCGGCGGCCACCGTGTTCGCCGCGTTCGCGCTCGGCTACCGCTACGCGATCTGGCTCGGCCGCCCGCCGACCAAGCGCTACTTCCAGCAGAGTCTCGCGATCTTCTTCACGCGGGGCAAAATCCTTGCGAACACGCTCGGGCTCGCTCGCGCGGTGTACGGCAGCCTGTTCACGCAGCGCTTCATCCGCGAGCGCTCCACGCTGCGGTGGCTCGCGCACTTCTGCATCATGTGGGGCTGCCTCCTCGCGGCGGCGGTGACGTTCCCGCTGTCGTTCGGGTGGATCCGCTTCGAGACGCCGCGCGACTCGCAAGAGATGTACGAGGCGTTCGTCTTCGGCGTGCGCGTCTTTCGCTGCCGGCTCGACAGCCCGCTCGCGTCGTTGATGTTCAACGCCCTCGTGGTCTCGGCCGTGCTGGTCCTCGTGGGGATCTTCCTGTCGCTCTACCGGAGGAGCCGCGACCGCGGCGTGCTCGCGGTCCAGGAGGCGTCGAGCGATCTCTTGCCGCTGATCCTCCTCTTCGCGATCTCGGCGACGGGCGTGTTGCTGACGATATCGACCCATTTCATGAATGGGTTCAACTACACGTTCCTCTCGCAGTTCCACGCCGTGACGGTGATCCTGACGCTGCTCTACATCCCTTTCGGCAAGTTCTTCCACATCGTGCAGCGGCCGACGCAAATTGGCGTGCAGCTCTACAAGCAGGAGGGGGCGGCGGGGGAGCAAGCAAAGTGCGCGCGGTGCGGGGAGCCGTTCGCCTCGGCGTTGCAGGTCGGTGATTTGAAGCGAGTCCAGGCCGAGCTCGGGATTCGCTACGGGCTCGCCGGGGGCGGGCATTATCAGGACGTGTGCCCGCCGTGCCGGCGCAAAAACCTCGCCCTCTTGCAAGACGGCATGTGGGGCGCGGTGAGGCGCGGCGGAGATCCGGAGAGCAAGGAGAGCTGA
- a CDS encoding Tll0287-like domain-containing protein, which yields MRRGYRALFFALALCGCGESAPANEFSPQRMADALHAVLSANREAYARMVVDRLQYQEGRLKATEHYREEKTLPLPAQMLRMSAETIAKEGQPFSYALLSPWPINKQNGPRTDSEKNGLRAVTETGKPHYTEEVIDGKRYFAAYYPDKAVIQACARCHNEHEDSPRKDFRTGDVLGGLVIRIWLSKG from the coding sequence ATGAGGCGAGGGTATCGGGCCCTTTTCTTTGCGCTCGCTCTTTGCGGGTGCGGCGAGAGCGCGCCGGCGAACGAGTTCTCGCCGCAGCGGATGGCGGACGCGCTGCACGCGGTGCTCAGCGCCAATCGCGAGGCCTACGCGCGCATGGTGGTCGACAGGCTCCAGTATCAGGAGGGGCGCCTGAAGGCCACGGAGCATTACCGGGAGGAGAAGACCCTTCCCCTGCCCGCGCAGATGCTGCGAATGAGCGCCGAGACCATCGCCAAGGAGGGCCAGCCGTTCAGCTATGCGCTGCTGTCGCCCTGGCCGATCAACAAGCAGAACGGCCCGCGCACCGACAGCGAGAAGAACGGGCTGCGGGCGGTGACGGAGACGGGGAAGCCTCATTATACGGAGGAGGTCATCGACGGGAAGCGCTACTTCGCGGCGTATTACCCCGACAAAGCCGTCATCCAGGCGTGCGCGCGCTGCCACAACGAGCACGAGGACAGCCCCCGCAAAGATTTCCGCACCGGGGACGTGCTCGGCGGGCTCGTGATCCGCATATGGCTTTCGAAGGGCTAG
- a CDS encoding molybdopterin oxidoreductase family protein gives MAKLPIVTERLIEEFGPHLNTIPPGGFAPVGEPDRVVETHCCFCGQQCGIKLKVKENKVVGFEPWEEFPFNQGKLCPKGVKRYMQDEHPDRLKAPLLRAEGRGFVPTSWDDALDRTARAIKSIQEKHGKAAFAMLGGASLTNEKAYLVGKFARVALGTENIDYNGRLCMVSAAAASKKVLGIDRAANPWSDIPKAEVILVAGANIAECAPITTDYLWRARENGAKIIVLDPRMTPIARTADLYIPVRSGGDIGIFNGMLHVMIERGWIDRKFIAEHTTGWDALEKVLERYTPEHAGKIAGVPPRLIVQAAELWGPARSSFLLHARGIEHHSKGVDNCMAAINLVVATGRIGREGSGYAMITGQGNGQGGREQGQKADQLPGARDIENPEHRKHIASVWGVPEAVLPRKGLSAVEIFEAIHAGKIKGLLSICFNPMVSLPDQDFVREALEKLEFYATIEFFMSETARHADVVLAGSLLEEDEGTTTNVEGRVILHRKVVDPPEGARADWKIICDLASRLGYVNKFKYDSPRDIFEELRRASAGGISDYAGITWDRIEREHGVFWPCPSEDHPGTPRLYEGGRFGHADGKAHFQPVEWRPATEEPDEEYPLVLTTGRVVAHYLSGSQTRRIGGLVKQVPEPFCEMHPRLAEKLGVSEGELVTVESRRGTVTVKAMIVRTIRPDTVFVPYHWPDERAINRCTIKALDPVSKIPEYKICAVRVRRATAEEAAAR, from the coding sequence ATGGCGAAGCTGCCGATCGTCACGGAGCGGCTCATCGAGGAGTTCGGCCCGCATCTGAACACGATCCCGCCCGGCGGCTTTGCGCCCGTGGGCGAGCCGGATCGGGTCGTGGAGACCCATTGCTGCTTCTGCGGGCAGCAGTGCGGGATCAAGCTCAAGGTCAAGGAGAACAAGGTCGTCGGCTTCGAGCCGTGGGAGGAGTTCCCGTTCAATCAGGGAAAGCTCTGCCCCAAGGGCGTGAAGCGCTACATGCAGGACGAGCACCCCGACCGCCTGAAAGCGCCGCTGTTGCGCGCCGAGGGCCGCGGATTCGTCCCCACCTCCTGGGACGACGCCCTCGACCGCACGGCGCGGGCGATCAAGAGCATCCAGGAGAAGCACGGCAAGGCGGCGTTCGCGATGCTCGGCGGCGCCTCGCTCACGAACGAGAAGGCGTACCTCGTCGGCAAGTTCGCGCGCGTGGCGCTCGGCACCGAGAACATCGATTACAACGGCCGGCTCTGCATGGTCTCGGCCGCGGCGGCCTCGAAGAAGGTCCTCGGCATCGACCGGGCTGCCAATCCCTGGAGCGATATCCCGAAGGCCGAGGTCATCCTCGTCGCGGGCGCGAACATCGCCGAGTGCGCCCCGATCACGACCGATTACCTGTGGCGGGCCCGCGAGAACGGCGCGAAGATCATCGTGCTCGATCCGCGTATGACGCCGATCGCGCGCACGGCCGACCTTTACATCCCGGTCCGGTCGGGCGGCGACATCGGGATCTTCAACGGCATGCTGCACGTGATGATCGAGCGCGGCTGGATCGACCGCAAGTTCATCGCCGAGCACACGACGGGCTGGGACGCGCTCGAGAAGGTCCTCGAGCGCTACACGCCCGAGCACGCCGGCAAGATCGCGGGCGTACCGCCGCGGCTGATCGTGCAGGCCGCCGAGCTATGGGGCCCCGCGCGCTCGAGCTTCCTCTTGCACGCGCGCGGGATCGAGCACCATTCGAAGGGCGTCGACAACTGCATGGCCGCGATCAACCTGGTCGTGGCGACGGGCAGGATCGGGCGCGAGGGCTCGGGCTATGCGATGATCACGGGCCAGGGCAATGGCCAGGGCGGCCGCGAGCAGGGCCAGAAGGCCGACCAGCTCCCCGGCGCGCGCGACATCGAGAACCCCGAGCACCGAAAGCACATCGCGTCGGTCTGGGGCGTGCCCGAGGCCGTCTTGCCGCGCAAGGGGCTCTCGGCCGTCGAGATCTTCGAGGCCATTCACGCGGGCAAGATCAAGGGCCTGCTCTCGATCTGCTTCAACCCGATGGTCTCCTTGCCCGACCAGGACTTCGTGCGCGAGGCGCTCGAGAAGCTCGAGTTTTACGCGACGATCGAGTTCTTCATGTCGGAGACGGCGCGGCACGCGGACGTGGTCCTGGCGGGCTCGCTGCTCGAGGAGGACGAGGGCACCACGACCAACGTCGAGGGCCGCGTGATCCTGCACCGAAAGGTCGTGGACCCGCCCGAGGGGGCGCGGGCGGACTGGAAGATCATCTGCGATCTGGCCTCGCGGCTGGGCTACGTGAACAAGTTCAAATACGACTCGCCGCGGGACATCTTCGAGGAGCTGCGCCGGGCTTCGGCGGGCGGAATCTCCGATTACGCGGGGATCACCTGGGACCGGATCGAGCGCGAGCACGGCGTCTTCTGGCCCTGCCCGTCCGAGGATCACCCGGGCACGCCGAGGCTCTACGAGGGAGGCCGCTTCGGGCACGCGGACGGCAAGGCGCATTTCCAGCCCGTCGAGTGGCGGCCCGCGACCGAGGAGCCCGACGAGGAATATCCGCTCGTGCTCACGACGGGGCGCGTGGTGGCCCATTACCTCTCGGGCTCGCAGACGCGGCGCATCGGCGGGCTCGTGAAGCAGGTCCCCGAACCTTTCTGCGAGATGCACCCGCGCCTCGCCGAGAAGCTCGGCGTGAGCGAGGGCGAGCTCGTCACCGTGGAGAGCCGGCGGGGCACGGTCACGGTGAAGGCGATGATCGTGCGGACCATCCGGCCCGACACGGTGTTCGTCCCGTATCATTGGCCGGACGAGCGGGCGATCAATCGCTGCACGATCAAGGCGCTCGATCCGGTGTCGAAGATCCCCGAATACAAGATCTGCGCGGTGCGCGTGCGGAGAGCGACGGCCGAGGAGGCCGCGGCGAGGTGA
- a CDS encoding RNA polymerase sigma factor, whose translation MTNPAAGLKAPPFLAGVTPEETASLRLVVTAVVACVLGERKDHPDVEDCTHEALSRAIEGKSRLREGEPWRPWVIGIARHVALDALRRRKKARREESIAPGPDQQEDAAPALVDALPDPSPGPEERTASAERAARLERALGQIPEDQRRALVMFHVEGLGYGDIAKRLGVPLGTVATWLSRGRKMLAESVGE comes from the coding sequence ATGACGAACCCTGCCGCCGGGCTCAAGGCGCCGCCGTTCCTGGCGGGCGTCACCCCGGAGGAGACCGCGTCGCTGCGGCTGGTCGTGACCGCCGTCGTCGCGTGCGTTCTCGGCGAACGGAAAGATCATCCCGACGTCGAGGACTGCACCCACGAGGCGCTCTCGCGCGCCATCGAGGGCAAGAGCCGACTGCGGGAGGGCGAGCCCTGGCGGCCGTGGGTGATCGGCATCGCCCGGCACGTGGCGCTCGATGCGCTGCGCAGACGCAAGAAGGCCCGCCGCGAGGAGTCGATCGCGCCGGGTCCGGATCAGCAAGAAGACGCAGCGCCCGCGCTCGTCGACGCGCTGCCGGATCCCTCGCCGGGACCCGAGGAGCGCACCGCTTCGGCGGAGCGGGCTGCGCGGCTCGAGCGCGCGCTCGGCCAGATCCCCGAGGATCAACGCCGCGCGCTCGTGATGTTCCACGTCGAGGGGCTCGGCTACGGCGACATCGCCAAGCGCCTCGGCGTGCCGCTCGGCACGGTGGCGACGTGGCTGTCGCGCGGCCGGAAGATGCTCGCGGAGTCGGTCGGGGAATGA
- a CDS encoding DUF6755 family protein produces the protein MLSGQGNTLLTGINALIGLLVAIQLWLVSASLEALYNDETGVLVPALVASFVLFLMNAGLLRHALGFDRRRRHEIRNAAEGRRG, from the coding sequence ATGTTATCGGGGCAAGGCAACACGCTGCTCACGGGGATCAACGCGTTGATCGGCCTCCTGGTCGCGATCCAGCTCTGGCTCGTGTCCGCTTCGCTCGAGGCGCTCTACAATGACGAGACCGGCGTGCTCGTGCCGGCGCTCGTGGCTTCGTTCGTGCTCTTTCTGATGAACGCGGGGCTCTTGCGGCACGCGCTCGGGTTCGATCGGCGGCGGAGGCATGAAATCCGCAATGCCGCGGAGGGTCGGCGAGGATGA
- a CDS encoding 4Fe-4S dicluster domain-containing protein, which produces MSERALFIDYARCIGCQACVQACEECDTHRGQPMIHLETIRRRDSVQTAPQVCMHCEDPICAQVCPADAIKKGPDGVVHSALTHRCIGCSNCVLACPFGVPKYFAAIDQMMKCDLCYDRTSIGKKPMCATVCPSQALTFMTPEELERTRRGTAVNEWVFGEERVRTKVSVVVPHEVKEVHVNLVQLGKRREKAEPDDVAALLEEG; this is translated from the coding sequence GTGAGCGAGCGGGCCCTGTTCATCGATTACGCGCGTTGCATCGGCTGCCAGGCGTGCGTGCAGGCTTGCGAGGAGTGCGACACGCACCGCGGGCAGCCGATGATCCACCTCGAGACCATCCGGCGCCGCGACAGCGTGCAGACCGCGCCGCAGGTGTGCATGCACTGCGAGGATCCGATCTGCGCGCAGGTCTGCCCCGCGGACGCGATCAAGAAAGGCCCCGACGGGGTCGTGCACAGCGCGCTCACGCACCGCTGCATCGGATGCTCGAACTGCGTCCTCGCCTGCCCCTTCGGCGTGCCGAAGTATTTCGCGGCGATCGACCAGATGATGAAATGCGACCTCTGCTACGACCGGACGAGCATCGGCAAGAAGCCAATGTGCGCCACGGTTTGTCCGTCGCAGGCATTGACGTTCATGACGCCCGAGGAGCTGGAGCGGACGCGGCGCGGGACCGCGGTGAACGAGTGGGTCTTCGGCGAGGAGCGGGTGAGGACGAAGGTGTCCGTGGTGGTGCCGCACGAGGTGAAAGAGGTGCACGTGAACCTCGTGCAGCTCGGCAAGCGCCGCGAGAAGGCCGAGCCCGACGACGTCGCGGCGCTCCTGGAGGAAGGCTGA